One Danio rerio strain Tuebingen ecotype United States chromosome 22, GRCz12tu, whole genome shotgun sequence genomic window carries:
- the zgc:172133 gene encoding uncharacterized protein LOC100003819 precursor, whose protein sequence is MRVFIWILWSVIKGVSDAAADKVSVMEGESATLNTGIIKTQTDRIRWYFNNNRIAELNGDQVKICVDDVCPERFRGRLQLDNTSGSLIITNTRKTDSGLYQLQINSRRTEKKFILSVQGALGADRLGSSVSVMEGDSVTLCTGVQTNQSNRINWYFNKGRIAEIIGYRRKVCADDTCPQRFRDRLKLDSQIGSLTIMKVSTEDSGLYTLLHRGREKIFRVAILDSSTEENWKQKSVTEGESITLDTPIKTTPNDVLKWYFGEILLAEITGDESQICEDAQCKDGEDEFRDRLKVNHSSGFLTIMNSRKADSGEYTLLINSTSFYISRSFSVIVTFSGISLSTGIGMCVGVLVLLLLLVLLTAAAIAIYFTKKKNTIEQEIRECMCVSHQSECVSTE, encoded by the exons ATGAGAGTGTTTATTTGGATCTTATGGAGTGTCATCAAAG GTGTGTCTGATGCTGCTGCAGATAAAGTGTCAGTGATGGAGGGAGAATCTGCCACTTTGAATACTGGaattataaaaacacaaacagacagaatAAGATGGTATTTTAACAACAATCGCATTGCTGAACTCAATGGAGATCAGGTGAAGATCTGTGTAGATGATGTGTGTCCTGAAAGATTTAGAGGAAGACTGCAGCTGGACAATACATCTGGATCTCTGATCATCACAAACACCAGAAAGACAGACTCTGGACTGTATCAGCTGCAGATTAACAGCCGTAGAACAGAAAAGAAATTCATCTTGTCTGTCCAGG GTGCCCTTGGTGCTGATAGACTTGGATCATCAGTGTCTGTGATGGAGGGAGACTCAGTCACTCTATGCACTGGTGTTCAAACAAACCAAAGCAACAGAATTAACTGGTATTTTAATAAAGGGCGCATTGCTGAAATAATAGGCTATCGGCGTAAAGTCTGCGCAGATGATACCTGTCCTCAGAGATTTAGGGACAGACTGAAGCTGGACAGTCAGattggatctctgaccatcatgaAGGTCAGCACTGAGGACTCGGGACTTTACACACTCCTCCATCGTGGCAGAGAAAAAATCTTTAGGGTTGCTATTTTAG ACAGTTCTACTGAAGAGAACTGGAAGCAGAAATCAGTGACAGAGGGAGAATCTATCACTTTAGACACTCCTATTAAAACAACTCCAAATGATGTGCTGAAGTGGTACTTTGGCGAGATTCTCCTTGCTGAAATCACTGGAGATGAGAGTCAGATCTGTGAAGATGCTCAGTGTAAAGATGGTGAAGACGaattcagagacagactgaagGTGAATCATTCATCTGGATTTCTAACCATCATGAACAGCAGGAAAGCAGACTCTGGAGAATATACACTACTGATCAACAGCACCAGCTTCTACATTAGTAGGAGCTTCTCTGTGATTGTCACTTTCTCAG GAATATCCTTAAGTACAGGAATTGGAATGTGTGTTGGTGTGCTGGTGCTGCTACTGCTGCTGGTGCTGCTGACGGCTGCTGCTATAGCTatttactttacaaaaaaaaaaaacacaatcgaACAAGAGATCAGAGAATG TATGTGTGTCAGCCACCAATCAGAATGTGTTTCTACTGAGTGA
- the zgc:172133 gene encoding uncharacterized protein isoform X1 produces MFCVSDAAADKVSVMEGESATLNTGIIKTQTDRIRWYFNNNRIAELNGDQVKICVDDVCPERFRGRLQLDNTSGSLIITNTRKTDSGLYQLQINSRRTEKKFILSVQGALGADRLGSSVSVMEGDSVTLCTGVQTNQSNRINWYFNKGRIAEIIGYRRKVCADDTCPQRFRDRLKLDSQIGSLTIMKVSTEDSGLYTLLHRGREKIFRVAILDSSTEENWKQKSVTEGESITLDTPIKTTPNDVLKWYFGEILLAEITGDESQICEDAQCKDGEDEFRDRLKVNHSSGFLTIMNSRKADSGEYTLLINSTSFYISRSFSVIVTFSGISLSTGIGMCVGVLVLLLLLVLLTAAAIAIYFTKKKNTIEQEIRECMCVSHQSECVSTE; encoded by the exons GTGTGTCTGATGCTGCTGCAGATAAAGTGTCAGTGATGGAGGGAGAATCTGCCACTTTGAATACTGGaattataaaaacacaaacagacagaatAAGATGGTATTTTAACAACAATCGCATTGCTGAACTCAATGGAGATCAGGTGAAGATCTGTGTAGATGATGTGTGTCCTGAAAGATTTAGAGGAAGACTGCAGCTGGACAATACATCTGGATCTCTGATCATCACAAACACCAGAAAGACAGACTCTGGACTGTATCAGCTGCAGATTAACAGCCGTAGAACAGAAAAGAAATTCATCTTGTCTGTCCAGG GTGCCCTTGGTGCTGATAGACTTGGATCATCAGTGTCTGTGATGGAGGGAGACTCAGTCACTCTATGCACTGGTGTTCAAACAAACCAAAGCAACAGAATTAACTGGTATTTTAATAAAGGGCGCATTGCTGAAATAATAGGCTATCGGCGTAAAGTCTGCGCAGATGATACCTGTCCTCAGAGATTTAGGGACAGACTGAAGCTGGACAGTCAGattggatctctgaccatcatgaAGGTCAGCACTGAGGACTCGGGACTTTACACACTCCTCCATCGTGGCAGAGAAAAAATCTTTAGGGTTGCTATTTTAG ACAGTTCTACTGAAGAGAACTGGAAGCAGAAATCAGTGACAGAGGGAGAATCTATCACTTTAGACACTCCTATTAAAACAACTCCAAATGATGTGCTGAAGTGGTACTTTGGCGAGATTCTCCTTGCTGAAATCACTGGAGATGAGAGTCAGATCTGTGAAGATGCTCAGTGTAAAGATGGTGAAGACGaattcagagacagactgaagGTGAATCATTCATCTGGATTTCTAACCATCATGAACAGCAGGAAAGCAGACTCTGGAGAATATACACTACTGATCAACAGCACCAGCTTCTACATTAGTAGGAGCTTCTCTGTGATTGTCACTTTCTCAG GAATATCCTTAAGTACAGGAATTGGAATGTGTGTTGGTGTGCTGGTGCTGCTACTGCTGCTGGTGCTGCTGACGGCTGCTGCTATAGCTatttactttacaaaaaaaaaaaacacaatcgaACAAGAGATCAGAGAATG TATGTGTGTCAGCCACCAATCAGAATGTGTTTCTACTGAGTGA